The stretch of DNA GAAAAGCTGTCCAAGATCGCCTATGATCTGCTGAAGGATGTCCCGTTTGTGATCGTCAACCGGACCGACGGCGCTTTTTATATGACCGTGCTGTTCAACGAGTCGGTGCTCAACGAACGGCAGTTCCTGCACATCGACTCCGCGGATATAAAAAGGTACGTGGAAAGCATCGCAGTGGATGTTGAACACGATAAACGGTTTGTCTATTATCTGCTGGCCGCCACCGGCATCTGCGTCGTGCCGCTGACCTCGTTCTTCTCGCCGCTGCTTGGCTTTCGCATGACCCTGCTGAACAAGGATGTCGACGAATTCGAGCACGTCGTCAGAACCATTGCGCAAAAGATCAGCGAATACATTCTATCGAGCAAATAGCGCCCCTGGCTGCAAGCCGAATTGCTTGCAGCCAAGGATCTGCCTGCACATTTCTTGCATTGAAAAGCAGACGAACCGCCGTTTACGCCTTCGCGATGGCAGTCAGAGGCATCGTCTAGCGATCCCTCTTTTCCATGGCGATTTTCATTTCTATTTGGTGAGTTCCGGGTGCGTAAATGAGGATCTCGTGTTCCGTGCATTTAACGAGGCGCCAGTTGTCCGCATCCTTGACAAAAGCGCCGGTGCTCTTTTGCAGAATGGCATGACCGCTGGGAAAGGGCAGGCATTCGCTTTTGCACGAATGGCCATGGCCGACGAGCAAAAGCCGAATGTTGGGGTGAGTGTTGAGAAGGCGAAGAAATCCGCTCGCGCAGGTAGAGTCGGTGAGGCCAAAGGCGGCGGCGGCGGAAAAGGCGATGCCGTCCCGGTTGTAATCCAGCGCCGGCAGGTATTTGTGCATGAACAGTAGAACCGGTTCACAGCGGGTCTGTACGAGTTCATGCTCCAACCACTCCAGCTGCGCCTGATCCAGCGATGCGCGATCCGCCAGATCATAGGCGTTGTCGAG from bacterium encodes:
- a CDS encoding aminotransferase class I/II-fold pyridoxal phosphate-dependent enzyme translates to IVYNGQKTVPIGDVIGDGPAISLKGISKEFPWPGARCGWMEVYNADKDPIFARFINTILQQKMSEVCSTTLPQMAIPRIMSHPEYPGYLQARIRHYEKLSKIAYDLLKDVPFVIVNRTDGAFYMTVLFNESVLNERQFLHIDSADIKRYVESIAVDVEHDKRFVYYLLAATGICVVPLTSFFSPLLGFRMTLLNKDVDEFEHVVRTIAQKISEYILSSK